A single Candidatus Pacearchaeota archaeon DNA region contains:
- the rpmF gene encoding 50S ribosomal protein L32 produces the protein MAVPKQRHNSSRKNRRRGNIFIKAPVLVKCPKCGKPVLPHTLCGYCGYYKGTELVNVMAKLEKKEQKKRQKEIGETKASESKKEEKK, from the coding sequence ATGGCAGTACCAAAACAAAGACACAATTCATCAAGGAAAAATAGAAGAAGGGGGAATATTTTCATTAAAGCCCCTGTTTTAGTTAAATGTCCTAAATGTGGAAAACCTGTTTTACCTCACACTCTTTGCGGTTATTGCGGATACTACAAGGGAACTGAACTTGTAAACGTAATGGCTAAATTAGAGAAAAAAGAACAAAAAAAGAGACAAAAGGAAATAGGAGAAACTAAAGCCTCAGAATCTAAAAAAGAAGAAAAGAAATAA
- the rnc gene encoding ribonuclease III: MKKNNMKDFSVLEKSLNFSFKNKDLLIQAFCHRSYLNENPDFYLSHNERLEFLGDAVLELITTDYLFRSYPDKPEGEMTGWRASLVNANILSDTAKEIGFENFLLLSSGEEKEKGKARKYILSDTFEAFIGALYLDQGYEATKLFIEKNLIDRKLPEIIEKKLFKDPKSLFQEKAQEIVAITPVYQVLEESGPDHMRFFIVGVFLGDELVAKGDGSSKHEAELKAADEALKVKDW, encoded by the coding sequence ATGAAGAAGAATAACATGAAAGATTTTTCTGTTCTGGAAAAATCATTAAACTTTTCTTTTAAGAATAAAGATTTATTAATTCAGGCTTTTTGTCATCGATCATACTTAAACGAAAATCCTGATTTTTATTTATCTCACAATGAAAGATTGGAATTTTTAGGAGATGCGGTCTTAGAATTAATAACCACTGACTATCTTTTTAGAAGCTATCCTGATAAGCCAGAAGGTGAAATGACGGGTTGGAGAGCTTCTCTAGTTAATGCAAACATCCTCTCGGATACAGCTAAGGAAATAGGATTTGAAAATTTTCTTTTGCTGTCATCGGGAGAAGAAAAAGAAAAAGGCAAAGCCAGAAAGTATATTTTAAGCGATACCTTTGAGGCCTTTATCGGTGCTCTTTATTTAGACCAGGGATATGAAGCGACTAAGCTTTTCATTGAAAAAAACTTAATAGACAGAAAACTTCCCGAAATAATTGAAAAAAAATTATTCAAAGATCCTAAATCTCTTTTTCAGGAAAAAGCTCAGGAAATTGTTGCTATTACTCCAGTTTACCAAGTCTTGGAAGAAAGCGGTCCCGACCATATGAGATTCTTTATCGTTGGAGTATTCTTAGGAGATGAATTAGTCGCCAAGGGAGACGGTTCTTCAAAGCATGAAGCAGAATTAAAAGCGGCTGACGAAGCTTTGAAAGTTAAAGATTGGTAA
- the rpmG gene encoding 50S ribosomal protein L33 — protein MATKKKKRTKVVCTACKKTSYFTNKTKQVEDKLEMSKFCKECKKHTTFKEVKR, from the coding sequence ATGGCAACAAAAAAGAAAAAAAGAACAAAGGTTGTTTGTACCGCTTGCAAGAAAACGTCTTACTTTACTAATAAGACAAAACAAGTTGAAGATAAATTAGAAATGAGTAAGTTTTGCAAAGAGTGCAAAAAGCACACAACTTTTAAAGAAGTAAAGAGATAA
- a CDS encoding GNAT family N-acetyltransferase → MDIRIKKVETNKEIIDAQEVRRKVFIEEQGIDSELDIDGKDESSEHIIIYLNNEPIATLRIRYLDEKIAKIERTSVLKKCRGIGFGKKIMDFTLSYLQEKKQKEIKLYSQENASGFYEKLGFKKRGEIFEEVGIPHIEMFLYIKDFDGWNAKKKELDKKNKSLYYYEREIWWCSLGINIGYETDGKNDEFERPVLILKTFGNGTFWMLPLTSKIKENPYYYKCTLEGKEETSCVVLSQVKLISEKRLIRKMTMLPKEDFQKIKEEIIRFL, encoded by the coding sequence ATGGATATAAGAATAAAAAAAGTTGAGACCAATAAAGAAATTATAGATGCTCAAGAAGTGCGACGTAAGGTTTTTATAGAAGAACAAGGAATAGATTCTGAATTAGATATTGATGGAAAGGATGAATCATCTGAACATATCATCATTTATTTAAACAATGAACCAATAGCAACGCTCAGAATTAGATATTTAGATGAGAAAATAGCAAAAATAGAAAGAACATCTGTGTTAAAAAAATGCAGAGGAATTGGTTTTGGTAAAAAAATAATGGATTTTACTCTTTCTTATTTGCAAGAAAAAAAGCAAAAAGAAATAAAACTTTATTCACAAGAAAATGCTAGTGGATTTTATGAAAAGCTAGGATTTAAAAAAAGAGGAGAAATCTTTGAAGAGGTTGGAATACCACACATTGAAATGTTTTTATATATTAAAGATTTTGACGGATGGAATGCAAAGAAAAAAGAATTAGATAAGAAAAATAAATCTTTGTACTATTATGAAAGAGAAATCTGGTGGTGTTCCTTAGGAATAAATATTGGATACGAAACAGATGGTAAAAATGACGAGTTCGAAAGGCCTGTTTTAATATTAAAAACTTTTGGTAATGGAACGTTTTGGATGCTACCTTTAACAAGCAAAATTAAGGAAAATCCCTATTATTATAAATGCACACTAGAGGGAAAAGAAGAAACATCTTGCGTGGTTCTGTCTCAAGTTAAATTAATAAGTGAAAAAAGACTTATAAGGAAAATGACTATGTTACCTAAGGAAGATTTTCAAAAAATAAAAGAAGAAATAATAAGATTTTTATAA
- the nusB gene encoding transcription antitermination factor NusB produces the protein MASRHLSRSVAMQSLYEWDFHGKVNNDLEKITEKNIEEFGKGLESYDFIWTLVNGVKENLEVIDKIIEKTAPEWPINQINILDRNVLRIGIFELLYENKDEVPPKVAINESIELAKNFGGENSRKFINGVLGTVYREIVGEEEENKGENDNEEE, from the coding sequence ATGGCCTCAAGGCACCTGTCAAGATCTGTTGCAATGCAAAGCTTGTATGAATGGGACTTTCATGGAAAGGTTAATAATGATTTGGAAAAAATAACCGAAAAGAACATTGAAGAATTCGGTAAGGGCCTTGAAAGCTATGATTTTATTTGGACTTTAGTTAATGGAGTCAAAGAAAACCTTGAAGTTATTGATAAAATTATTGAAAAAACTGCTCCAGAATGGCCGATTAATCAAATAAACATTCTCGATAGAAATGTTTTAAGAATCGGCATTTTTGAACTTCTTTATGAAAATAAGGATGAGGTTCCTCCCAAGGTTGCTATCAATGAATCAATTGAATTAGCTAAGAATTTCGGAGGAGAAAATTCTAGAAAATTCATTAATGGAGTTTTGGGAACAGTATATAGAGAAATCGTTGGAGAAGAGGAAGAAAATAAAGGAGAAAACGACAATGAAGAAGAATAA
- a CDS encoding alpha/beta hydrolase: MKFKKNTITINNRKFFYLDNNVPKRVIILLHGFPGNHLGLVELANYIGGNNYRLIIPDLPACGSSDPLEKKHNLKNYSDWLNDFLKNLSINEAIIIGHSFGSRIALVFTNYYPKKVERLVLITPVLKVDGLLNRIISIYYGITGILPEYLQKIMLSNGFGKKVGDKIIFKSANPKIHEKIINRDIKEIKKIKPRVSIEIFNEFYKFSLISTGKEIKKHSLIIAGESDRISPLGPIRELVSQLSNVKLEIMKNCGHLVPLEKPKNTANIIKKWLKKNEIMIK; the protein is encoded by the coding sequence ATGAAATTCAAAAAAAATACAATTACAATTAATAATAGAAAATTTTTCTATTTAGATAATAATGTTCCTAAAAGAGTTATAATTTTATTACACGGTTTTCCTGGCAATCATCTAGGATTGGTCGAATTGGCAAATTATATAGGTGGTAATAACTATAGATTAATAATACCTGACTTGCCAGCTTGCGGATCTTCAGATCCTTTAGAAAAAAAACATAATCTTAAAAATTATAGTGATTGGTTGAACGATTTTTTAAAAAATCTATCTATAAACGAAGCTATCATTATTGGCCATTCTTTTGGTTCAAGAATAGCTTTAGTCTTTACTAATTATTATCCTAAAAAAGTTGAAAGACTTGTTCTTATTACGCCAGTTTTAAAAGTAGATGGATTACTTAATAGAATTATTTCAATCTACTATGGAATTACTGGCATATTGCCTGAATATTTACAGAAAATAATGCTTTCTAACGGATTCGGTAAAAAAGTAGGCGATAAGATTATTTTTAAATCAGCTAATCCTAAGATACATGAAAAAATAATAAATAGAGATATTAAAGAAATTAAAAAAATAAAACCTCGGGTGAGTATTGAAATATTTAATGAATTTTATAAATTTAGTTTAATTTCAACAGGTAAAGAAATTAAAAAACATTCTTTGATTATTGCTGGTGAATCAGATAGAATCTCTCCATTGGGTCCAATCAGAGAATTAGTTAGTCAATTATCTAATGTTAAATTAGAAATTATGAAAAATTGTGGACATCTTGTACCATTAGAAAAGCCAAAAAATACAGCAAATATTATTAAAAAATGGCTAAAGAAAAATGAAATTATGATTAAGTAA
- the rpsP gene encoding 30S ribosomal protein S16 — protein sequence MLVIRLFRTGKKKQPSYKVVVTDRNNPPQGGKFVEQVGFYNPLTKEKTLHAERIQYWMGVGAIPSDTVYNILINESIVKGEKKKIVFKKKKKAVAEPAPVATPTPKVEEAPKTEETAPVAEEAQQAE from the coding sequence ATGTTAGTAATCAGATTATTTAGAACAGGAAAGAAAAAACAGCCTTCATACAAGGTTGTCGTTACCGACAGAAACAATCCACCTCAGGGAGGAAAGTTTGTCGAGCAAGTTGGATTTTATAATCCTCTAACCAAAGAGAAAACCTTGCACGCAGAAAGGATTCAATACTGGATGGGTGTAGGAGCAATACCTTCAGACACAGTTTATAACATCCTTATTAACGAAAGTATTGTAAAAGGAGAAAAAAAGAAAATTGTTTTCAAAAAGAAAAAAAAGGCAGTTGCCGAACCAGCACCAGTTGCTACTCCTACTCCTAAAGTAGAAGAAGCTCCAAAAACAGAAGAAACAGCTCCCGTAGCAGAAGAAGCTCAACAGGCAGAATAG
- a CDS encoding ABC transporter ATP-binding protein yields MQKIDKKRVGKQNIFELLKSYILLVILLIFLTLIANGLNLFVPKIISTAIDTYSKSGFIISNIIIEFFLVILAIFIFSYLQSLVQIYASERVARDIRKQFVDKVSVQEYSYINKITPEKLLTNLTSDIDAIKIFVSQALVSIISSVFLIIGASIMLLLIDWKLALAVLAIMPLIAITFFFISTKVTKLFKRSQEAIDWLNKIIHESIFGASLIRILNAEQIEAEKFLAANTEAKSVSMSILRLFSSLMPIISFLANIATLIVVSLGGYFVINGAMTLGNFTAFNSYISILIFPIILLGFMSSAIAQSNASYNRILEVLNAPKEKDNGTLITNIKGDINVNNISVRFGEKEVVKNVSFNIKAGSKTAIIGPTAAGKTQLLYVLTGLLKPTSGNIQYDDKDINNYEKSSFHGQVGFVFQDSIVFNMTLRENIAFSNTVDDESLKKAIDTSELNDFIEALPNKLDTIVSERGTSLSGGQKQRIMLARALALNPKVLFLDDFTARVDTMTEQKIIENIDKNYPNLTLISIAQKIASVDNYDKIILLMEGELLAMGTHEKLMKTSPEYVQIYKSQRSINTYELQA; encoded by the coding sequence ATGCAAAAAATAGATAAAAAGAGGGTGGGGAAACAGAATATTTTTGAACTCCTTAAATCATATATACTATTAGTTATACTCTTGATTTTTCTTACTCTAATTGCTAATGGATTGAATCTTTTTGTCCCAAAAATTATCTCTACTGCTATAGACACCTACTCAAAGAGTGGTTTTATTATAAGTAATATTATTATTGAATTCTTTTTAGTAATTTTGGCTATTTTTATTTTTTCTTATCTCCAAAGCCTGGTCCAAATATATGCCTCTGAACGAGTTGCTCGCGACATTCGTAAACAGTTTGTTGATAAAGTGTCCGTTCAAGAATATTCGTATATAAATAAAATAACTCCAGAAAAACTACTAACTAATTTAACCTCAGATATTGATGCTATAAAAATATTTGTTTCTCAGGCACTAGTTTCTATAATCTCATCTGTCTTTTTAATTATCGGCGCCAGCATTATGCTCCTCTTAATAGATTGGAAATTAGCACTTGCTGTTCTTGCTATTATGCCCCTTATTGCTATTACTTTCTTTTTTATTTCTACAAAGGTAACCAAACTATTTAAAAGATCTCAAGAAGCTATTGATTGGCTAAATAAAATAATTCATGAAAGCATTTTCGGAGCATCTTTGATTCGCATTTTAAATGCTGAACAAATTGAAGCTGAAAAATTTCTTGCTGCTAATACTGAAGCAAAAAGTGTTAGTATGAGCATCTTGCGTCTTTTCTCGAGCTTAATGCCAATTATTAGCTTTCTTGCCAATATTGCAACATTAATAGTTGTTTCTCTCGGTGGCTACTTTGTTATTAATGGAGCAATGACTCTTGGAAACTTCACTGCCTTCAATAGCTATATTTCTATTCTTATTTTTCCAATAATTCTTTTAGGCTTCATGAGTAGTGCCATTGCTCAATCAAATGCCTCTTACAATCGTATTCTTGAGGTATTAAACGCTCCGAAAGAAAAAGATAACGGAACTTTAATTACGAACATAAAAGGAGATATTAATGTTAATAATATTTCTGTACGCTTTGGAGAAAAAGAAGTTGTTAAAAATGTTTCCTTTAATATAAAGGCAGGAAGCAAAACTGCAATTATAGGACCGACTGCTGCCGGTAAAACTCAACTCTTATATGTTTTAACTGGATTATTGAAACCGACTTCTGGGAACATTCAATATGACGATAAAGATATAAATAATTATGAAAAGTCATCATTTCATGGCCAAGTTGGTTTTGTCTTCCAAGACAGTATTGTTTTTAATATGACTTTGAGAGAAAATATTGCTTTTAGTAATACTGTAGATGATGAATCTCTTAAAAAAGCTATTGATACGTCTGAACTTAATGACTTCATAGAAGCTCTTCCTAATAAATTAGATACAATCGTCTCAGAAAGAGGAACTAGTCTTTCCGGAGGACAAAAACAACGCATTATGCTTGCTCGTGCCCTTGCTTTAAATCCAAAAGTTCTTTTTCTTGATGATTTTACTGCCAGAGTTGATACGATGACAGAACAAAAGATAATCGAAAATATTGATAAAAATTATCCTAACTTAACTCTCATTTCCATTGCTCAGAAAATTGCTTCAGTTGATAATTATGACAAAATTATTCTTTTGATGGAGGGAGAACTTTTAGCAATGGGAACTCATGAAAAATTAATGAAAACTTCACCAGAATATGTTCAAATATATAAATCGCAACGTAGCATAAACACATATGAATTACAAGCTTAA
- a CDS encoding nucleotidyl transferase AbiEii/AbiGii toxin family protein: protein MLNKEKHQLIMGQILKDIYTDISIASLLGFKGGTCAYFFYNLPRFSVDLDFDIFSYDENDQTEVFEKVVKILEKYGTVKDKHIKKFTIFVLLSYGEADLNIKIEINTRRLIENVKDKYELKEYLGISMLVAKKEYLFAGKLSALTLRTTTAMRDVYDIYYFTKNNWDIDNEIVKSITGVETKKQLKNCLDIIEKIKSNEIMTGLGELVNEKEKKWIKSSLKNETIFMLKNYIASIK, encoded by the coding sequence ATGTTGAATAAAGAGAAGCACCAACTAATAATGGGACAGATATTAAAAGATATTTATACAGATATTTCCATTGCCTCGCTTTTAGGATTTAAGGGTGGAACCTGTGCATATTTTTTTTATAATTTGCCTCGCTTTTCTGTAGACCTTGATTTTGATATATTTTCTTATGATGAAAATGATCAAACGGAAGTTTTTGAAAAAGTTGTTAAAATTTTAGAAAAATATGGAACAGTAAAAGATAAGCACATTAAAAAATTTACTATTTTCGTCCTGCTTTCTTATGGCGAAGCTGATCTTAATATTAAAATCGAGATAAACACAAGACGATTAATTGAAAATGTTAAAGATAAATACGAATTAAAGGAATATCTTGGTATTTCAATGTTGGTAGCAAAAAAAGAGTATTTGTTTGCTGGAAAACTTTCTGCTTTAACATTAAGAACTACTACAGCGATGAGAGATGTTTATGATATCTATTATTTTACTAAAAATAATTGGGACATAGACAATGAAATCGTAAAGTCAATAACCGGAGTAGAAACAAAAAAGCAGTTAAAGAATTGTTTAGATATTATTGAAAAAATAAAAAGTAATGAAATAATGACTGGATTGGGGGAATTAGTTAATGAAAAAGAAAAAAAATGGATTAAGAGTAGTCTGAAAAATGAAACCATTTTCATGTTAAAAAATTATATTGCTTCTATAAAATAA
- a CDS encoding KH domain-containing protein, whose amino-acid sequence MIKGKVELPGEKYLEIKRTSMAEAKDIEFLEFIVKTLVDHPTDVKVERKVDEMGVLLTVKVNPEDMGQLIGREGSTARAIRNLVRIIGLKNHARVNLKIEEPEGGSRRKPQEAAPAAEAPSTNITEDFEDFKI is encoded by the coding sequence ATGATAAAAGGAAAGGTCGAACTACCCGGTGAAAAGTATTTAGAAATAAAACGAACTAGCATGGCAGAAGCAAAAGATATCGAATTTCTTGAGTTTATCGTTAAAACACTAGTTGATCATCCAACTGATGTCAAAGTAGAAAGAAAAGTTGACGAAATGGGTGTTCTTTTAACAGTAAAAGTAAACCCAGAAGACATGGGTCAGTTAATCGGAAGAGAAGGTTCAACAGCTAGGGCAATTAGAAACCTAGTTAGAATCATTGGTCTTAAGAATCACGCCAGAGTTAACCTAAAGATTGAAGAACCTGAAGGTGGCTCTAGAAGAAAGCCTCAAGAAGCTGCACCCGCAGCCGAAGCTCCTTCAACAAATATTACTGAAGACTTCGAGGATTTCAAGATTTAA
- the trmD gene encoding tRNA (guanosine(37)-N1)-methyltransferase TrmD, with amino-acid sequence MQFNIITIFPNLFDSYLNESFIKKASDKGILKINVHDLRKWTDNERKTVDDRPYGGGLGMVLKVEPIFKAVEEILKKNKKKSRVILFTPRGKTFNQKKAFQLSKYDNLIFICGRYEGVDERVAKYIADEEISIGEYDLMGGELPAMIVIETISRLVPNVLGKPSFLKERMTKKGGFIEYPEYTRPEVFIPQKGKKWKVPPILLSGHQKKIQEWKEQRMKVIEK; translated from the coding sequence ATGCAATTTAATATTATCACAATTTTCCCCAATCTTTTTGATTCATACTTAAATGAATCATTTATCAAGAAAGCCTCGGACAAAGGCATTCTTAAGATTAATGTTCATGATTTGAGAAAATGGACTGACAATGAAAGAAAAACAGTCGATGACCGGCCATACGGCGGGGGACTGGGAATGGTTTTAAAAGTTGAACCGATATTCAAAGCAGTTGAAGAAATACTAAAAAAGAATAAAAAGAAAAGTAGAGTAATCTTGTTTACTCCAAGAGGAAAGACCTTTAATCAGAAGAAAGCTTTTCAATTGAGTAAATACGATAATCTTATTTTTATCTGTGGTCGATATGAAGGAGTGGATGAAAGAGTGGCTAAATATATTGCTGATGAAGAAATATCAATCGGAGAATATGATTTAATGGGTGGGGAATTACCAGCAATGATTGTGATTGAAACAATTTCTCGTTTAGTTCCTAATGTTTTGGGAAAGCCATCTTTTTTAAAAGAAAGAATGACTAAAAAGGGCGGCTTTATCGAATATCCTGAATATACCAGACCGGAAGTATTTATTCCTCAAAAAGGAAAAAAATGGAAAGTTCCTCCAATTCTTTTGTCAGGTCATCAAAAGAAAATACAAGAATGGAAAGAGCAAAGAATGAAGGTTATTGAAAAATAA
- a CDS encoding ribonuclease HII, whose translation MLIYIIYLNNIPYLIMIQEEKRLWKKGYKYIVGIDEAGRGPLAGPVVSGAVLILSKNFKEVKKIKSVKDSKKLTEKKRGEVYTNLINNSKLKWGIGIVSEKVIDKINILEATKLSMIKAIKNLEKKNKIKIDYIILDGKIKINLSVAQESIIKADDKIFLVSAASIIAKVTRDRLMIKYDALYPAYNFKKHKGYGTKEHLKNIKNNGACKIHRKSFAPINQIK comes from the coding sequence ATGTTAATATATATAATATATCTTAATAATATCCCATATTTGATTATGATTCAAGAAGAAAAGAGGTTATGGAAAAAGGGGTATAAATATATAGTGGGAATCGATGAGGCTGGAAGAGGACCTTTGGCTGGTCCAGTTGTATCTGGAGCCGTTTTAATTCTCTCAAAAAACTTTAAAGAGGTAAAGAAAATCAAATCAGTAAAAGATTCAAAAAAGTTAACTGAAAAAAAGAGGGGGGAGGTTTACACTAATTTAATTAATAATTCTAAGTTAAAATGGGGAATCGGGATTGTTTCTGAAAAGGTAATTGACAAGATTAATATTTTAGAGGCTACTAAGCTTTCAATGATTAAGGCAATTAAAAATTTAGAAAAGAAGAATAAAATTAAAATTGATTATATTATTCTTGATGGAAAGATAAAAATTAACTTAAGTGTTGCTCAAGAATCAATTATTAAAGCTGACGATAAGATATTTTTAGTTTCAGCTGCTAGTATTATTGCAAAGGTAACCAGAGATAGATTAATGATTAAGTATGATGCATTATATCCTGCGTACAATTTTAAAAAACATAAAGGGTATGGAACAAAGGAACACTTGAAAAATATTAAAAATAATGGAGCCTGCAAGATACATAGAAAAAGCTTTGCTCCGATTAATCAAATAAAGTAG